A single window of Neospora caninum Liverpool complete genome, chromosome XII DNA harbors:
- a CDS encoding putative PAN domain-containing protein, which translates to MQGEVPAGWGEPSRGDPRQAVGLAINDAGMPAAALHHTSNPYHFGGNKVLEQGSPARKLSTELPATDSPHETDNERLSKRPHARKTRSRREENPVERKKARQGASDNQAAADGTKPSDVEDGAAPQDKGRKRKLGKKPNSRHEPEATTTAAESATIHRDSDPSGAENNANKHTSGASGTHDSDGEGYMLQQKSGKEGEAVKQSKRREGRKSLPKREKTGDGPSVSGEGGIKEESNEVKKREERRKSRSKREKAHDGTMVSEEFEGEEVKASKRREGRKSLPKREKTGDGPSVSGEGGNEEESNEEKKRGDRRKSRSKREKAHDGTRESEEFEGEEVKASKRREGRKSLPKREKTGDGPSVSGEGGNEEESNAGKKRGDRRKSRSKRETAHDGTRVLEEFEGEEVKASKRREGRKSLPKREKTGDGPSVSGEGGNEEESNEVKKREERRQSRSKREKAHDGTMVSEEFEGEEVKASKRREGRKSLPKREKTGDGPSVSGEGGNEEESNEVKKREERRKSRSKREKAHDGTRVSEEFEGEAVKASKRREGRKSLPKREKTGDGPSVSGEGGIKEESNEVKKRGERGKSRSKREKAHDGTRVSEEFEGEEVKASKRREGRKSLPKREKTGDGPSVSGEGGIKEESNEVKKRGERGKSRSKREKAHDGTRVSEEFEGEEVKASKRREGRKSLPKREKTGDGPSVSGEGGIKEESNEVKKRGERGKSRSKREKAHDGTRVSEEFEGEEVKASKRREGRKSLPKREKTGDGPSVSGEGGNEEESNEVKKRGERRQIRSKREKAHDGTMVSEEFEGEEVKASKRREGRKSLPKREKTGDGPSVSGEGGNEEESNEVKKRGERGKSRSKREKAHDGTRVSEEFEGEEVKASKRREGRKSLPKREKTGDGPSVSGEGGNEEESNEVKKRGERRQIRSKREKAHDGTMVSEEFEGEEVKASKRRESRRNLSKREKAGDGPSVSREGGNKEELNEVKKRGDRRKSRPKRETAHDGTRVSEEFEGEEVKASKRREGRKSLPKREKTGDGPSVSGEGGNEEELNEVKKRGERRQSRPKRETAHDGTRVSEKFEGEEMKKSKRREGRKSLSKKAKADDGPSLSPDAQSEEDAAQVGRHTGEGEVRGVASGEEALTGDALPVESDGSSEVQTVQSAGGAERGGAMPDETGTQRWEGQSMMDMPETAGEETSGLVGEHGGDGPSLSPDAQSEEDAAQVGRHTGEGEVRGVASGEEALTGDALPVESDGSSEVQTVQSAGGAERGGAMPDETGTQRWEGQSMVDTPETAGEETSGLVGEHGGDGPSLSPDAQSEEDAAQVGRPTGEGEVRGVASGEEALTGDALPVESDGSSEVQTVQSAGGAERGGAMPDETGTQRWEGQSMVDTPETAGEETSGLVGEHGGDGPSLSPDAQSEEDAAQVGRPTGEGEVRGVASGEEALTGDALPVESDGSSEVQTVLSAGGAERGGAMPDETGTQRWEGQSMVDTPETAGEETSGLVGEHGGDGPSLSPDAQSEEDAAQVGRHTGEGEVRGVASGEEALTGDALPVESDGSSEVQTVQSAGGAERGGAMPDETGTQRWEGQSMMDTPETAGEETSGLVGEHGGDGPSLSPDAQSEEDAAQVGRPTGEGEVRGVANGEEALTGDALPVESDGSSEVQTVQSAGGAERGGAMPDETGTQRWEGQSMMDMPETAGEETSGLVGEHGGDGPSLSPDAQSEEDAAQVGRHTGEGEVRGVSSGGKAPTLPVGERGPESGERAEETVHATEAQEPAEGVGVGEKTALEDGMVIGDVAGNSRDVAEFQAADAWSREGGRVNLELGETEEKTERSSLTSDSETGREAVTEAAGEAPGSLSAGAYRNTSEGRATSSQKTDPEAEAAQSAADLGVEAAVVVTTGDLEEAQGGASVGSVAIEDQSREAEPQGSAFGEEGEEKMSRRDSGRENRGAALARAMKDATVASRAETLEPKAVADAGEPVVKVASVEDDASREAARSQGKHPRTMERRQRGEARKQADASVSGESGHEADDEESAEHVVGRARSVKRERATRDWKDGKGRNTRGSSPRKRRPKDLSEDSTSDSDTRSATEEYDATASKRGRGSSRRPLTASDVDDGDSESEAVGTRDEDVRRWWRSRGASEAALRDSVADRRKQRRRLTGRLRSKRGETGTRSPFHTARPPASQADRLKQRSASNRPNSVRLAALIQAGAAAVRAADMVAAKSKGEAQTSTQAGPGTAEGRPHLDRKDSAALSAERRQALETAAALLQVLPTGAATASARDAEGDRGGAWPGAAVSSVGWEELATSLTASHLREKGLTLERGHSSESPLLRQRGHPMLPTYDGDDALSRSTPDEDSVARESQDNRGHWASTRHGRRHGSLEEVVRNPNVKSFFRDGQRFGAYELHTPDDASYDEELASDSRTGTARRHRPRARPRNAGKTRRGREGSSTDGEQSTTGPLSRRRRRFSQGVSQSEEDSWTREESPSWREASADGPANLYGSHAGGRRAQRRRLERQRRSNSVSGGEDWDERYDKEDRGRTDAQKTEGGVELLDDEELSDDIETLQSTLQKQRERGDAERKAAQVRPGEPSNAKASSGKPVELQDDTRLPASGENWGDGWEKVSANEAAETPSDVQRWPLLHGAHEGDSGWLQTEADPGDWKRLIIEAMKSGNVSGDVPLKHWLPTRSWQEFSGMMTSLSDVVHGMQAKSTTPESFGAVWMAKKEEKPLLQMDDSCFERNVRYSPGSEFLVVWRGVPTATHCQALCKLATPECHFFTFIRSALLPLHHQGACYLLPRKTPAVRVPSRGVFEVISGARTCSTPTPDAPPVDLVAVTSKTGCPSSPSICDSLNLPYPLGSRFSPFCSNTRDGHCANLANGVPCCTTCNDYPGNPCPEKTCYEYNVDYTDGTELRYIGAGVESRGACESLCRQTEGCTHYSYFSTPQLPQHLRGSCSLREFRLAPRNRVTVEGMEIAGDGHSSPMRSLVIFAPLFCEFPQTTTTTTTTSAPPPREPACIRENTDFWGHDLASFKGCASAAACKQICQSVDGCVAFTYAAMTKKCYLKWSAAVEKHVEGHESGPRCCDAAPDSSIAGGDGADSPACPPPREAACVFAGRDYLGRDIASRKGPVSAYKCYQLCKAEPRCDVWTHLPAEKLCFLKKADVPKHLTASEKRLRLQEDFVLAAGAITGFADCEPFYGPDATKFTAPAAPAKAEALRATAGPRRSEDPEDESPQRESEEGKRNKTSKNSRARQAGMSEDEKSSRRRDLEESSESADAARRRQLKRTDDEPNGEVDDVRNRTAKGEAHSAKGKTIVDARLLKKGKSDGTAESQEGRGLSTEATAAVETLGQRNGSSAPRQPHARGMTSEGAFEEYQALRTHVLLEIYEAPSGFLEFLSASVR; encoded by the exons GCGAGGTTCCAGCAGGATGGGGAGAGCCGTCAAGAGGCGATCCTCGGCAGGCGGTCGGGTTGGCGATTAACGACGCTGGGATGCCAGCAGCGGCTCTTCATCATACCAGCAATCCATATCACTTTGGAGGAAACAAAGTGCTAGAGCAGGGGTCGCCTGCACGCAAGCTGAGCACCGAATTACCCGCTACAGATTCGCCACATGAAACTGACAACGAGAGGTTGTCAAAACGGCCacacgcgaggaaaacgcgcagccgcagagaggaaaatcCTGTGGAGCGCAAAAAAGCCCGCCAGGGGGCGTCCGATAACCAGGCAGCGGCTGACGGAACTAAACCGAGTGACGTAGAAGATGGCGCTGCCCCTCAAGACAAAGGCAGAAAGCGGAAACTtgggaagaagccgaacaGCCGGCACGAGCCAGAAGCGACAACGACAGCCGCCGAGTCTGCCACCATACACCGTGACTCGGATCCGAGCGGCGCCGAAAACAACGCCAACAAACACACGAGCGGGGCCAGCGGAACGCACGACTCCGACGGCGAGGGTTACATGCTGCAACaaaagagcggaaaagaaggggaggcggTGAAGCAGtcgaagaggcgggaaggcCGGAAGAGTCTCCCGAAGCGCGAAAAGACGGGTGATGGTCCTTCTGTGTCAGGGGAGGGAGGAATCAAAGAGGAGTCGAATGaggtgaagaaaagggaagaacgaagGAAGAGTCGGTCAAAACGTGAGAAGGCCCATGACGGCACGATGGTGTCAGAGGAGTTTGAAGGGGAGGAGGTGAAGGCgtcgaagaggagggaaggtaGGAAGAGTCTCCCGAAGCGCGAAAAGACGGGTGATGGTCCTTCTGTGTCaggggagggaggaaacgaagaagagtcgaatgaggagaagaaacggggagacCGAAGGAAGAGTCGGTCAAAACGTGAGAAGGCCCATGACGGCACGAGGGAGTCAGAGGAGTTTGAAGGGGAGGAGGTGAAGGCgtcgaagaggagggaaggtaGGAAGAGTCTCCCGAAGCGCGAAAAGACGGGTGATGGTCCTTCTGTGTCaggggagggaggaaacgaagaagagtcGAAtgcggggaagaaacggggagacCGAAGGAAGAGTCGGTCAAAACGTGAGACGGCCCATGATGGCACGAGAGTGTTAGAGGAGTTTGAAGGGGAGGAGGTGAAGGCgtcgaagaggagggaaggtaGGAAGAGTCTCCCGAAGCGCGAAAAGACGGGTGATGGTCCTTCTGTGTCaggggagggaggaaacgaagaggagtcGAATGaggtgaagaaaagggaagaacgaagGCAGAGTCGGTCAAAACGTGAGAAGGCCCATGACGGCACGATGGTGTCAGAGGAGTTTGAAGGGGAGGAGGTGAAGGCgtcgaagaggagggaaggtaGGAAGAGTCTCCCGAAGCGCGAAAAGACGGGTGATGGTCCTTCTGTGTCaggggagggaggaaacgaagaggagtcGAATGaggtgaagaaaagggaagaacgaagGAAGAGTCGGTCAAAACGTGAGAAGGCCCATGACGGCACGAGAGTGTCAGAGGAGTTTGAAGGGGAGGCGGTGAAGGCgtcgaagaggagggaaggtaGGAAGAGTCTCCCGAAGCGCGAAAAGACGGGTGATGGTCCTTCTGTGTCAGGGGAGGGAGGAATCAAAGAGGAGTCGAATGaggtgaagaaaagaggagaacgagggaagagtCGGTCAAAACGTGAGAAGGCCCATGACGGCACGAGGGTGTCAGAGGAGTTTGAAGGGGAGGAGGTGAAGGCgtcgaagaggagggaaggtaGGAAGAGTCTCCCGAAGCGCGAAAAGACGGGTGATGGTCCTTCTGTGTCAGGGGAGGGAGGAATCAAAGAGGAGTCGAATGaggtgaagaaaagaggagaacgagggaagagtCGGTCAAAACGTGAGAAGGCCCATGACGGCACGAGGGTGTCAGAGGAGTTTGAAGGGGAGGAGGTGAAGGCgtcgaagaggagggaaggtaGGAAGAGTCTCCCGAAGCGCGAAAAGACGGGTGATGGTCCTTCTGTGTCAGGGGAGGGAGGAATCAAAGAGGAGTCGAATGaggtgaagaaaagaggagaacgagggaagagtCGGTCAAAACGTGAGAAGGCCCATGACGGCACGAGGGTGTCAGAGGAGTTTGAAGGGGAGGAGGTGAAGGCgtcgaagaggagggaaggtaGGAAGAGTCTCCCGAAGCGCGAAAAGACGGGTGATGGTCCTTCTGTGTCaggggagggaggaaacgaagaggagtcGAATGaggtgaagaaaaggggagaacgaAGGCAGATTCGGTCAAAACGTGAGAAGGCCCATGACGGCACGATGGTGTCAGAGGAGTTTGAAGGGGAGGAGGTGAAGGCgtcgaagaggagggaaggtaGGAAGAGTCTCCCGAAGCGCGAAAAGACGGGTGATGGTCCTTCTGTGTCaggggagggaggaaacgaagaggagtcGAATGaggtgaagaaaagaggagaacgagggaagagtCGGTCAAAACGTGAGAAGGCCCATGACGGCACGAGGGTGTCAGAGGAGTTTGAAGGGGAGGAGGTGAAGGCgtcgaagaggagggaaggtaGGAAGAGTCTCCCGAAGCGCGAAAAGACGGGTGATGGTCCTTCTGTGTCaggggagggaggaaacgaagaggagtcGAATGaggtgaagaaaaggggagaacgaAGGCAGATTCGGTCAAAACGTGAGAAGGCCCATGACGGCACGATGGTGTCAGAGGAGTTTGAAGGGGAGGAGGTGAAGGCgtcgaagaggagggaaagccGGAGGAATCTCTcgaagcgggaaaaggcCGGTGATGGTCCTTCTGTGTCACGGGAGGgtggaaacaaagaggagTTGAATGaggtgaagaaaagaggagatcGAAGGAAGAGTCGGCCGAAACGTGAGACGGCCCATGATGGCACAAGGGTGTCAGAGGAGTTTGAAGGGGAGGAGGTGAAGGCgtcgaagaggagggaaggtaGGAAGAGTCTCCCGAAGCGCGAAAAGACGGGTGATGGTCCTTCTGTGTCaggggagggaggaaacgaagaggagtTGAATGaggtgaagaaaaggggagaacgaAGGCAGAGTCGGCCGAAACGTGAGACGGCCCATGATGGCACGAGGGTGTCAGAAAAGTTTGAAGGggaggagatgaagaaatcgaagaggagggaaggtaGGAAGAGTCtctcgaagaaggcgaaggcagatGATGGTCCTTCGCTGTCACCGGACGCgcaaagcgaagaggacgccGCGCAGGTTGGAAGGCATacgggcgagggcgaggtcCGAGGAGTGGCGAGTGGTGAAGAGGCATTGACTGGCGACGCTCTGCCGGTTGAGTCGGATGGTTCGAGTGAAGTCCAGACGGTCCAGAGTGCGGGTGGAGCAgagcggggaggcgcgaTGCCTGACGAGACAGGGACACAGAGGTGGGAAGGACAGAGCATGATGGATATGCCGGAGACcgctggcgaggagacaagcgGATTGGTCGGCGAGCATGGCGGCGATGGTCCTTCGCTGTCACCGGACGCgcaaagcgaagaggacgccGCGCAGGTTGGAAGGCATacgggcgagggcgaggtcCGGGGAGTGGCGAGTGGTGAAGAGGCATTGACTGGCGACGCTCTGCCGGTTGAGTCGGATGGTTCGAGTGAAGTCCAGACGGTCCAGAGTGCGGGTGGAGCAgagcggggaggcgcgaTGCCTGACGAGACAGGGACACAGAGGTGGGAAGGACAGAGCATGGTAGATACGCCGGAGACcgctggcgaggagacaagcgGATTGGTCGGCGAGCATGGCGGCGATGGTCCTTCGCTGTCACCGGACGCgcaaagcgaagaggacgccGCGCAGGTTGGAAGGCCTacgggcgagggcgaggtcCGGGGAGTGGCGAGTGGTGAAGAGGCATTGACTGGCGACGCTCTGCCGGTTGAGTCGGATGGTTCGAGTGAAGTCCAGACGGTCCAGAGTGCGGGTGGAGCAgagcggggaggcgcgaTGCCTGACGAgacagggacacagagaTGGGAAGGACAGAGCATGGTGGATACGCCGGAGACcgctggcgaggagacaagcgGATTGGTCGGCGAGCATGGCGGCGATGGTCCTTCGCTGTCACCGGACGCgcaaagcgaagaggacgccGCGCAGGTTGGAAGGCCTacgggcgagggcgaggtcCGGGGAGTGGCGAGTGGTGAAGAGGCATTGACTGGCGACGCTCTGCCGGTTGAGTCGGATGGTTCGAGTGAAGTCCAGACGGTCCTGAGTGCGGGTGGAGCAgagcggggaggcgcgaTGCCTGACGAgacagggacacagagaTGGGAAGGACAGAGCATGGTGGATACGCCGGAGACcgctggcgaggagacaagcgGATTGGTCGGCGAGCATGGCGGCGATGGTCCTTCGCTGTCACCGGACGCgcaaagcgaagaggacgccGCGCAGGTTGGAAGGCATacgggcgagggcgaggtcCGGGGAGTGGCGAGTGGTGAAGAGGCATTGACTGGCGACGCTCTGCCGGTTGAGTCGGATGGTTCGAGTGAAGTCCAGACGGTCCAGAGTGCGGGTGGAGCAgagcggggaggcgcgaTGCCTGACGAGACAGGGACACAGAGGTGGGAAGGACAGAGCATGATGGATACGCCGGAGACcgctggcgaggagacaagcgGATTGGTCGGCGAGCATGGCGGCGATGGTCCTTCGCTGTCACCGGACGCgcaaagcgaagaggacgccGCGCAGGTTGGAAGGCCTacgggcgagggcgaggtcCGGGGAGTGGCGAATGGTGAAGAGGCATTGACTGGCGACGCTCTGCCGGTTGAGTCGGATGGGTCGAGTGAAGTCCAGACGGTCCAGAGTGCGGGTGGAGCAgagcggggaggcgcgaTGCCTGACGAGACAGGGACACAGAGGTGGGAAGGACAGAGCATGATGGATATGCCGGAGACcgctggcgaggagacaagcgGATTGGTCGGCGAGCATGGCGGCGATGGTCCTTCGCTGTCACCGGACGCgcaaagcgaagaggacgccGCGCAGGTTGGAAGGCATacgggcgagggcgaggtcCGGGGGGTGTCAAGTGGTGGAAAGGCGCCGACTCTGCCTGTCGGAGAAAGAGGGCCAGAGTCGGGCGAACGTGCGGAAGAGACGGTAcacgcgacggaggcgcaggaGCCGGCGGAGGGGGTGGGTGTAGGCGAGAAGACTGCACTGGAGGATGGAATGGTCATTGGAGACGTTGCAGGAAACTCTAGAGATGTTGCGGAATTCCAGGCAGCTGACGCGTGGTCCCGTGAGGGGGGGCGGGTGAATCTAGAGTTGGGTGAGActgaggagaagacggagcgcAGCAGCCTGACCTCAGACAGCGAGACTGGACGGGAAGCTGTAACGGAggccgcaggcgaggcgcctggCAGCCTATCAGCTGGAGCTTACCGGAACACCAGTGAGGGGCGGGCGACAAGCAGCCAGAAAACAGATCCTGAGGCTGAGGCGGCACAGTCTGCAGCTGATTTGGGAGTCGAGGCAGCTGTGGTAGTCACCACTGGTGACCTCGAAGAGGCCCAGGGCGGTGCGTCTGTGGGAAGCGTTGCAATAGAGGATCAATCACGAGAGGCTGAGCCGCAGGGTAGCGCGTTTggtgaggaaggagaggaaaagatgTCAAGGAGGGATTCAGGGCGAGAAAACCGGGGCGCCGCACTAGCCCGCGCCATGAAGGACGCCACGGTTGCGTCTCgggcggagacgctggaaCCAAAGGCGGTGGCTGACGCCGGCGAACCTGTTGTGAAGGTGGCGTCTGTGGAAGATGATGCCTCTCGGGAGGCTGCGAGGTCGCAGGGGAAGCATCCGCGGAcgatggagagaaggcagagaggagaggcgcgaaagcAGGCAGACGCTAGTGTCAGTGGGGAGTCGGGACATGAGgcggacgacgaggaaagcgccGAGCATGTTGTGGGGCGGGCTCGATCCGTCAAGCGGGAGAGGGCGACCAGAGActggaaagacgggaaaggaCGCAATACGCGTGGGTCGTCCCCGAGGAAACGACGCCCAAAGGACTTGTCGGAGGACTCAACCAGCGACTCGGACACCCGATCAGCGACAGAGGAGTACGATGCCACCGCATCCAAGCGAGGTCGTGGTTCAAGTCGGAGACCGTTGACGGCGTCGGATGtggacgacggcgacagTGAAAGCGAGGCCGTTGGAACACGGGACGAAGACGTGCGGCGCTGGTGGCGGTCCCGCGGCGCGTCTGAAGCGGCCCTCCGGGACTCCGTGGCCGACAgacggaaacagaggcgCCGTCTGACAGGCCGCCTACGAAGCAAGCgcggggagacaggcacgcGTAGCCCTTTCCACACGGCCAGACCCCCGGCGAGCCAAGCGGATCGTCTGAAACAGCGGTCTGCGTCGAATCGGCCAAACTCTGTTCGATTGGCAGCTCTGATTCAggcaggcgcggcggcggtcCGGGCTGCAGACATGGTTGCCGCCAAAAGCAAAGGCGAGGCACAAACGTCGACGCAAGCCGGTCCAGGAACTGCGGAAGGGCGTCCGCATCTTGACCGGAAGGACAGTGCAGCGTTGAGTGCCGAACGCCGTCAAGCGCTGGAAACCGCTGCGGCGTTACTCCAAGTCTTGCCGACGGGAGCAGCCACTGCGTCGGCGCGCGACGCGGAAGGAGACCGTGGCGGCGCGTGGCCTGGAGCGGCCGTCTCGAGTGTGGGGTGGGAGGAACTCGCGACGTCGCTCACGGCCTCCCacctgagagagaagggactgACGCTGGAGCGAGGTCACAGCTCAGAGTCACCGTTGCTTCGGCAGCGCGGACACCCGATGCTCCCCACCTACGATGGAGACGATGCGCTCTCAAGAAGTACGCCAGACGAGGACTCTGTGGCCAGAGAGAGCCAAGACAATCGCGGACACTGGGCCAGCACACGCCATGGGCGGCGACACGGTAGTCTGGAAGAAGTCGTTAGAAATCCCAACGTGAAGTCGTTCTTCCGCGACGGCCAGCGGTTCGGAGCGTACGAGCTCCACACACCTGATGATGCCTCCTACGATGAAGAGCTCGCCTCAGACTCACGAACGGGCACGGCTCGCCGCCACCGACCcagggcgaggccgcggaaTGCCGGGAAGACACGACGCGGTCGTGAGGGGAGCTCGACAGATGGAGAACAGTCCACCACAGgtcccctgtctcgccgGAGGCGTCGCTTTTCACAGGGCGTTAGTCAGTCCGAGGAAGACAGCTGGACCCGCGAGGAAAGTCCGTCTTGGAGGGAAGCGAGTGCGGACGGCCCGGCGAACCTTTATGGATCGCACGCAGGAGGCCGCAGAGCACAGCGAAGAcgactggagagacagcgacggagCAATTCCGTCTCTGGTGGGGAAGACTGGGACGAACGATATGACAAGGAAGACCGGGGACGGACGGACgcgcagaagacagagggcgGCGTCGAATTGCTGGACGACGAGGAATTGTCGGATGACATCGAAACCCTACAATCCACGTTGCAAAAgcagcgcgagcgaggcgacgcggagcGGAAAGCGGCGCAGGTTCGGCCAGGAGAACCCAGCAACGCAAAGGCGTCGTCTGGAAAGCCTGTAGAGCTACAAGATGACACGAGGCTTCCCGCGAGCGGAGAAAACTGGGGAGATGGATGGGAGAAAGTCAGTGCGAATGAAGCGGCGGAGACCCCGTCGGACGTGCAGAGGTGGCCCCTGCTTCATGGTGCGCATGAGGGCGACAGTGGATGGCTGCAGACTGAAGCGGATCCAGGCGACTGGAAGCGCCTTATTATCGAGGCGATGAAGAGCGGCAATGTCAGCGGCGACGTTCCGCTCAAGCACTGGCTGCCCACACGCAGCTGGCAAGAGTTCTCAGGCATGATGACGAGCCTGTCCGACGTGGTGCACG GCATGCAGGCAAAGTCGACAACACCGGAGAGTTTCGGAGCCGTGTGGATGgccaagaaggaagagaagcccCTCCTGCAGATGGACGATTCGTGCTTCGAGAGGAATGTGCGCTACAGTCCAGGAAGCGAGTTCCTTGTTGTGTGGCGCGGCGTACCTACAGCAACGCACTGCCAAGCTCTCTGCAAGCTGGCAACCCCGGAATGTCACTTTTTCACTTTCATCCGAAGTGCACTGCTTCCGCTCCACCATCAG GGAGCCTGCTACTTGCTGCCGCGGAAGACCCCAGCCGTGCGCGTGCCCTCACGCGGTGTCTTCGAAGTCATCTCCGGCGCTCGGACGTGCTCGACACCCACTCCGGACGCGCCGCCAGTGGACCTCGTTGCCGTGACAAGCAAAACAG ggTGTCCCAGCAGCCCCTCTATCTGCGATTCCCTGAACCTGCCTTATCCGCTTGGAAGCCGCTTCAGTCCTTTCTGTTCCAACACCCGAGATGGACACTGCGCGAACCTGGCGAACGGCGTCCCCTGCTGCACAACCTGCAACGACTATCCTGGGAACCCCTGTCCTG agaaGACCTGTTACGAGTACAACGTGGACTACACCGACGGGACAGAACTGCGGTATATTGGAGCCGGAGTCGAGAGTCGAGGCGCGTGCGAGTCTCTCTGCCGGCAGACCGAAGGCTGCACGCACTATTCGTACTTCTCTACCCCTCAGCTTCCACAGCACCTTCGCggttcctgttctctccgcgAATTCCGACTCGCCCCGAGGAACCGCGTCACCGTCGAGGGTATGGAGATCGCGGGCGATGGCCACTCCAGTCCGATGCGATCCCTGGTGATTTTTGCGCCTTTGTTCTGCGAGTTTCCCCAGACGACGACAACGACAACCACGACGTCCGCGCCTCCTCCCAGAGAGCCTGCCTGCATTAGGGAAAACACCGATTTCTGGGGCCATGACCTCGCTTCATTCAAAGGCTGCGCCTCAGCCGCCGCATGCAAACAGATCTGCCAGTCTGTCGACGGCTGCGTGGCCTTCACGTATGCGGCGATGACGAAGAAGTGCTATCTGAAGTGGAGCGCAGCGGTGGAAAAACACGTTGAGGGCCACGAGAGCGGTCCGCGCTGCTGCGATGCAGCGCCCGACAGTTCGAtcgcgggaggcgacggcgcagatTCGCCCGCTTGCCCGCCGCCTCGAGAGGCCGCCTGCGTGTTTGCAGGGCGGGACTACCTGGGGCGCGACATCGCGTCCAGGAAGGGGCCAGTGTCGGCGTACAAGTGCTACCAGTTGTGCAAGGCAGAGCCACGCTGCGACGTGTGGACACATCTTCCGGCCGAGAAGCTGTGCTTCCTCAAGAAGGCGGACGTTCCCAAGCACCTgacggcgagcgagaagaggcttCGTTTGCAGGAAGATTTCGTCCTTGCAGCCGGCGCGATCACCGGCTTTGCAGACTGCGAACCGTTCTACGGACCTGACGCAACGAAGTTCACCGCGCCTGCGGCCCcagcgaaggcggaggcCCTGAGGGCTACCGCCGGACCCCGGCGATCCGAGGACCCGGAGGATGAGTCGCCccagcgcgagagcgaggaaggcaagcGGAACAAAACGTCGAAGAATTCACGCGCTCGTCAGGCGGGCATGAGTGAGGACGAGAAATCCTCGCGGCGTCGCGATTTAGAGGAGTCGAGCGAAAGCGCGGACGCGGCCAGGCGACGGCAGCTCAAGCGGACG GATGATGAGCCGAACGGAGAAGTCGACGACGTTCGGAACAGAACGGCGAAGGGGGAAGCGCACAGCGCTAAAGGGAAGACAATCGTGGACGCGCGACTcctgaagaaaggaaagagcgacggcACTGCAGAGAGCCAGGAAGGAAGGGGTCTGTCGACCGAGGCCACAGCGGCTGTGGAAACACTCGGCCAGCGAAACGGCAGCtcggcgccgaggcagccACACGCGCGCGGGATGACAAGCGAGGGCGCCTTCGAGGAGTACCAAGCACTGAGGAC TCACGTTCTGTTGGAGATCTACGAGGCTCCTTCCGGCTTTCTCGAGTTTCTGTCTGCATCTGTGCGGTGA